A region of Solibacillus isronensis DNA encodes the following proteins:
- a CDS encoding DHA2 family efflux MFS transporter permease subunit — MQNDLSEQTRKILLIVMIAGCFFSTLNQTLLNVALSDLMNTFSVSPTTIQWLATGFMLVNGILVPITAFLMKRFSTRQLFISAMLFLLAGSVVAACAVNFGMLLTGRMIQAVGAGIILPLMMTVIVYLFPEERRGAIMGKVGFAIIFAPAIAPTLAGFIIDYLSWRWLFISLIPFIVIIIGLAYKYLMNVNEGAKSKIDLISLLYSTFGFGFLLFGFSSAGSRGWDDAVILSTISAGLIIIFLFCQRQLSSQDPLLNLSVFRYQMYSMTTIVNVAITIIMYADLILLPMYLQDGRGFSALDAGLILLPGAIINALLSPVTGKLFDKYGAKPLFIFGLLLIAISMWLVIDLSSTTSYVYILVRTIVLRIGLAFITMPLNTAALNAIPRELASHGSAVNNTIRQLAGAIGTAVIVTVYSLQLTDSSVLANESYANAASSTYFYMFILAIIAFIIVLFVPKHKQKNPIQ, encoded by the coding sequence ATGCAAAATGATTTATCAGAACAAACAAGAAAAATATTGCTGATCGTCATGATCGCTGGCTGTTTCTTCTCCACATTAAATCAGACGTTACTCAATGTCGCTTTAAGTGACTTAATGAACACCTTTTCAGTATCACCTACAACAATCCAATGGCTGGCAACCGGATTTATGCTCGTAAACGGAATTTTGGTTCCAATTACTGCTTTTTTAATGAAGCGCTTTTCAACACGCCAACTATTTATTAGTGCGATGCTCTTTTTATTGGCCGGTTCTGTTGTTGCAGCTTGTGCAGTGAACTTTGGCATGCTTTTAACAGGTCGAATGATCCAGGCTGTAGGAGCAGGTATTATTTTGCCATTAATGATGACCGTCATTGTCTACTTGTTCCCTGAAGAAAGAAGGGGCGCAATTATGGGGAAAGTAGGTTTTGCCATCATATTTGCACCTGCAATTGCCCCGACGCTGGCAGGTTTTATTATTGATTATTTATCATGGCGCTGGCTGTTTATCAGTTTAATTCCTTTCATCGTTATTATTATTGGCTTAGCGTATAAGTACTTGATGAATGTAAATGAAGGCGCGAAATCAAAAATCGACTTGATTAGCTTACTTTACTCAACGTTCGGCTTTGGTTTCTTATTGTTCGGCTTTAGTAGTGCGGGAAGTCGTGGATGGGATGATGCGGTTATTTTATCAACGATCAGTGCCGGATTGATCATTATCTTTCTGTTTTGCCAACGTCAACTGTCTTCACAGGATCCTTTACTGAATTTATCGGTATTCCGTTATCAAATGTATTCCATGACGACAATTGTCAATGTCGCAATAACGATCATTATGTATGCAGATCTGATTTTACTGCCGATGTATTTACAGGATGGACGTGGATTTTCTGCGTTGGATGCAGGGCTGATCTTGCTTCCAGGGGCGATTATTAATGCTCTATTATCACCAGTTACAGGAAAACTTTTCGATAAATACGGTGCGAAACCACTATTTATATTTGGATTACTGTTAATCGCGATTTCGATGTGGCTTGTTATTGACCTATCTTCTACCACTTCATATGTATATATTTTAGTACGTACTATTGTTTTACGGATCGGGTTAGCATTCATTACAATGCCTTTAAATACAGCTGCGCTTAATGCCATTCCGAGAGAACTGGCATCCCATGGGTCTGCTGTGAATAATACAATCCGTCAACTCGCAGGGGCAATCGGAACAGCAGTTATCGTAACAGTGTATTCACTACAGTTAACAGACTCTTCGGTACTGGCAAATGAAAGTTATGCAAATGCGGCAAGCTCAACATATTTCTATATGTTCATATTAGCGATCATTGCCTTTATCATCGTACTTTTCGTTCCAAAGCATAAACAAAAAAACCCAATTCAATAA
- a CDS encoding TetR/AcrR family transcriptional regulator encodes MKKMDPRTIRTKEMLKRAVFELLNGGVMLNQLSVQKVTKQATLNRTTFYLHYEDINHLLDDLTKEIFNEVTEKITDLNHIHLLNEKEHLVELLNYLASQKHALRLLFQFEQFEKVLFQLMKQLIDTRRLNSDRVTSNSLVDSHIKAASIVGVISWWLKEGGHLTAAYIADQIHLMYRK; translated from the coding sequence ATGAAGAAAATGGATCCCCGTACAATCCGTACGAAAGAAATGTTGAAGAGAGCGGTATTTGAACTATTGAATGGAGGGGTAATGCTCAACCAGTTATCTGTACAAAAAGTAACAAAGCAAGCTACGTTAAATCGGACAACATTTTATTTGCATTATGAAGATATTAATCATTTGCTGGATGATTTAACAAAGGAAATTTTCAATGAAGTAACAGAAAAAATAACGGATTTAAACCATATCCATTTATTAAATGAAAAAGAACATTTAGTTGAGCTGCTCAATTATTTGGCCTCACAAAAACATGCTTTACGATTACTTTTCCAGTTTGAACAATTTGAAAAAGTGCTATTTCAATTAATGAAGCAATTAATTGATACAAGAAGGCTGAACAGTGACCGTGTTACATCGAATTCTCTTGTCGACAGCCATATAAAAGCAGCTTCCATTGTTGGCGTGATTTCTTGGTGGTTAAAAGAAGGCGGGCATTTAACTGCGGCATATATTGCAGATCAGATTCATCTCATGTACAGAAAATAG
- a CDS encoding cation diffusion facilitator family transporter, with product MGEHHHHHHSHSTNKKVLFVSFLIITGFMIVEAIGGVLTNSLALLSDAGHMLSDAVSLGIALMAIIFAQKVANASKTFGYKRIEILAATLNGLTLIIIALFIFYEAIGRFMNPPEVASTGMLIISSIGLVVNILVAWIMMRGADTKENLNMRGAYLHVISDMIGSIGAIVAALLILFFDWGWADPLASVFVAALVLRSGYHLTKASLHILMEGTPQDVTVDEIIQTIEKYDEITALHDLHIWTITSGLNALSCHVVVNDDLTIKESEQLLDKVEHDLLHQNIHHVTIQVETNTHLHDRSVYCTAKQDVSHQHHHHHH from the coding sequence ATGGGAGAGCACCATCATCACCATCATTCACATAGTACGAACAAGAAAGTGCTTTTTGTATCCTTTTTAATTATTACCGGTTTTATGATTGTCGAAGCGATCGGTGGGGTGCTGACGAACAGTCTTGCGCTGCTGTCTGACGCAGGACATATGTTAAGTGACGCCGTTTCACTTGGAATTGCATTAATGGCTATTATATTTGCGCAAAAAGTAGCAAACGCCAGTAAAACATTCGGCTATAAACGTATTGAAATATTAGCGGCCACACTGAATGGTCTGACATTAATTATCATCGCCCTGTTTATTTTTTACGAAGCAATTGGACGTTTTATGAATCCTCCTGAAGTTGCTTCAACCGGAATGCTCATCATCAGCAGTATCGGATTGGTGGTAAATATTTTAGTCGCATGGATTATGATGCGCGGTGCGGATACGAAAGAAAACTTAAATATGAGAGGCGCGTACTTGCACGTAATCAGCGATATGATCGGTTCAATCGGTGCCATTGTTGCCGCTTTACTTATCCTGTTCTTTGATTGGGGGTGGGCGGATCCATTGGCGAGCGTCTTTGTAGCTGCACTTGTGCTTCGAAGCGGATATCATTTAACGAAAGCTTCATTGCATATTTTAATGGAAGGTACACCTCAGGATGTAACTGTCGATGAAATCATTCAAACGATTGAAAAGTATGATGAAATAACAGCGCTTCATGACTTGCACATCTGGACAATTACGAGCGGATTAAATGCCTTGTCTTGCCACGTTGTTGTAAACGACGACTTGACGATTAAAGAAAGCGAGCAACTTTTAGATAAAGTTGAACATGATTTGCTTCATCAGAATATTCATCATGTAACGATTCAAGTAGAAACAAATACGCATCTGCATGATCGTTCGGTTTATTGTACAGCAAAGCAAGATGTAAGCCATCAGCATCATCACCATCATCATTAA
- a CDS encoding ArsR/SmtB family transcription factor, with the protein MTMEKRTQHELDEETLFVVSQTFKALSDPTRIRILNMLCCEEHSVNDIAEKLDLNQSAVSHQLRFLKNLRLVKFRREGTTLYYTSADDHVINLLHQAIDHAHH; encoded by the coding sequence ATGACAATGGAAAAAAGAACCCAACATGAATTGGATGAAGAAACATTGTTTGTCGTTTCGCAAACGTTCAAAGCGTTAAGCGATCCGACACGAATCCGTATTTTAAACATGCTATGCTGTGAAGAACATTCGGTAAATGACATTGCGGAAAAGCTCGATTTAAACCAGTCGGCGGTTTCCCACCAATTGCGTTTTTTAAAGAACTTGCGTTTAGTAAAGTTCAGGCGTGAAGGGACGACACTGTACTATACAAGTGCAGATGACCATGTTATCAACTTGCTTCACCAGGCAATTGATCACGCCCATCATTAA
- a CDS encoding NADPH-dependent FMN reductase — protein sequence MKVVAIVGSIRKESYNLKIAKYIQGRYADKFDLEILDLAPLPMYNQDIEIEAPEAVRNFKAKVKEADAVLWITPEYNSTIPGVLGNAIDWLSRVDKVMNGKPSMIMGSSMGMLGSVKAQMHLRDILFAIGLNSPVLPGNEVYIGVVHEKIDAQGQLTDEATIAFLDGVIANFLEWMKQF from the coding sequence ATGAAAGTTGTAGCAATTGTAGGAAGTATCCGAAAAGAATCATACAATCTAAAAATCGCAAAATATATTCAGGGTCGTTATGCTGATAAATTTGATTTGGAAATTCTGGATTTAGCACCTCTACCAATGTACAACCAGGATATCGAAATAGAAGCTCCCGAAGCTGTACGTAACTTTAAGGCAAAAGTAAAAGAAGCAGATGCAGTGCTTTGGATAACACCTGAATACAACTCTACAATACCCGGTGTTTTAGGAAATGCGATCGACTGGCTAAGCCGAGTGGATAAAGTAATGAACGGCAAACCATCTATGATTATGGGTTCATCAATGGGGATGTTAGGTTCTGTCAAAGCTCAAATGCATTTACGCGATATTTTATTTGCAATCGGTCTAAATTCTCCGGTTTTACCAGGTAATGAAGTTTATATTGGGGTCGTTCATGAAAAAATTGATGCGCAAGGACAACTGACAGACGAAGCAACAATCGCATTTTTAGATGGCGTCATTGCAAATTTCCTGGAATGGATGAAACAGTTCTAA
- a CDS encoding succinate CoA transferase has translation MGKDLSQFIRNEAFLNKVVSAEEAASWIEDGMNLGMSGFTLFGEPKEFPLALSKRGEQEKFKVNLYTGASLGPTADQSMAEAGIINLRVPYQGNAIMRGKINNGEIFYIDQHLSHTAEEVRKGSLGKIDYAIIEAAAITEDGLVIPTGSVGNSPIFVEKAENVIIEINTTAPKAYEGLHDIYVQKAQGERKEIPIYNTGDRIGEIGIRVDPKKVKGIVLSEQPDIPSPLFEPNEETQKIADNLLAFLANEVEVGNLPESLAPLQSGVGSVANAVLNGMQKSQFKDLEVFSEVLQDGVFDLIDAGIVKFAAGTAFSLSKKRVESLAEDLEKYKDKIMFRPQEISNNPEVIRRLGVISFNTAIEVDIYGNVNSTHVNGTKIMNGIGGSGDFARNARITIFVTSSLAKNGAISTIVPFVSHIDHTEHDVDVIVTEQGYADLRGLPPVKRAEKLIEIAHPKYKEQLRAYFEEAKEKVGGQTPHILEKAFSFHNNLKENGTMLFEDDKIKH, from the coding sequence ATGGGAAAAGATTTAAGTCAATTCATCAGAAATGAAGCGTTTTTAAACAAAGTTGTATCAGCAGAGGAAGCCGCGTCTTGGATTGAAGACGGCATGAATCTGGGTATGAGTGGTTTTACGCTTTTCGGAGAGCCAAAAGAATTTCCGCTTGCACTTTCTAAACGAGGAGAGCAAGAAAAATTTAAAGTAAATCTTTATACAGGTGCATCATTAGGGCCAACTGCTGACCAATCAATGGCTGAAGCAGGAATCATCAACTTACGTGTGCCTTATCAAGGTAATGCGATTATGCGCGGTAAAATCAATAACGGAGAAATTTTCTATATTGATCAGCATTTATCACATACAGCGGAAGAAGTTCGTAAAGGTTCACTTGGTAAAATTGACTATGCAATCATTGAAGCAGCAGCAATTACAGAAGACGGTTTAGTCATTCCAACAGGTTCTGTAGGGAACTCACCGATCTTTGTAGAAAAAGCTGAAAATGTCATTATCGAAATTAATACAACTGCCCCAAAAGCATATGAAGGGCTTCATGATATTTATGTTCAAAAAGCGCAAGGTGAGCGTAAAGAAATTCCTATCTATAATACAGGGGATCGAATTGGTGAAATCGGTATTAGAGTAGACCCTAAGAAAGTAAAGGGAATTGTTTTATCGGAGCAGCCGGATATTCCTTCACCATTATTCGAGCCAAACGAAGAAACACAGAAGATTGCCGATAATTTGTTAGCATTCCTGGCAAATGAAGTGGAAGTAGGAAATTTACCGGAATCTTTAGCACCGCTTCAATCAGGCGTTGGTTCGGTAGCGAATGCCGTATTAAACGGAATGCAAAAATCTCAATTTAAAGATCTTGAAGTATTCTCGGAGGTACTGCAAGACGGTGTGTTTGACCTTATCGATGCGGGGATTGTTAAATTTGCTGCAGGTACGGCATTCTCACTTTCTAAAAAGCGTGTGGAATCACTAGCGGAAGACTTAGAAAAGTACAAGGATAAAATCATGTTCCGCCCACAGGAAATTTCGAATAATCCGGAAGTAATTCGTCGCTTAGGTGTTATTTCTTTTAACACAGCAATTGAAGTAGACATATACGGTAACGTCAATTCGACACATGTAAACGGCACGAAAATTATGAACGGTATTGGCGGTTCCGGGGACTTTGCACGTAATGCGCGCATTACAATTTTCGTAACTTCTTCATTAGCGAAAAACGGTGCTATTTCAACAATCGTTCCGTTCGTTTCACATATCGACCATACAGAGCACGATGTGGATGTAATCGTAACGGAGCAAGGCTATGCCGATCTTCGTGGTCTTCCACCAGTGAAGCGTGCAGAGAAATTGATTGAAATTGCACACCCGAAATATAAAGAACAATTACGTGCTTATTTCGAAGAGGCAAAAGAGAAAGTCGGCGGTCAAACACCGCATATCCTCGAAAAAGCATTCTCATTCCATAACAATCTAAAAGAGAATGGGACAATGTTATTTGAAGACGACAAAATCAAACATTAA
- a CDS encoding YfiT family bacillithiol transferase, whose amino-acid sequence MDVRFPIGPLQVPDQVTLDNVKEWLQQTESFTTRLREVVDSLNEEQLNKTYREGAWTVRQLVHHIADSQLNMYQRLKLALTDDNPTVPGFNEEKWAVLPDNDLPVESSIKMLEGINERIVSLGQHLTEDQLKREFTHETNGPVTVAAKVAKLAWHEEHHFAHIKIALSN is encoded by the coding sequence ATGGATGTAAGATTTCCGATTGGTCCATTGCAAGTACCTGATCAGGTGACACTTGACAATGTGAAGGAATGGTTACAACAAACGGAATCATTTACGACACGTTTAAGAGAAGTTGTTGATTCATTAAACGAAGAGCAGTTAAATAAAACTTACCGTGAAGGTGCGTGGACAGTGCGTCAGCTCGTTCATCATATTGCCGATTCACAGCTGAACATGTATCAGCGACTAAAGCTGGCACTAACGGATGACAATCCGACAGTACCGGGATTTAATGAAGAAAAGTGGGCTGTTCTGCCAGACAATGACTTACCTGTAGAAAGCTCGATTAAAATGCTTGAAGGTATTAACGAGCGCATCGTTTCGTTAGGTCAACATTTAACTGAAGACCAGCTTAAGCGGGAATTTACCCATGAAACAAACGGGCCGGTCACAGTTGCCGCAAAAGTGGCAAAATTGGCATGGCATGAGGAACATCATTTCGCTCATATCAAAATTGCGCTTTCAAATTAA
- a CDS encoding GNAT family N-acetyltransferase yields MDFKRMEATDLAICTKTFIKVFNAEPWNDNWNYDSAHQYLSDYYNTPNFLGVIAIENGELLGFIMGVQRKWYSGDEYFIHEMCVDQTLQNKGIGKAMLNYLEIQLKDRSVESMTLLTNRNIPAEKFYKNNGFEEIERLVFLYKEIK; encoded by the coding sequence GTGGATTTTAAAAGAATGGAAGCAACTGATTTAGCAATATGCACAAAAACATTTATCAAAGTATTTAATGCAGAGCCATGGAATGACAACTGGAACTATGATAGTGCACACCAGTATTTATCGGATTACTACAATACCCCGAACTTTCTAGGCGTAATCGCTATAGAAAATGGCGAACTGCTTGGCTTCATAATGGGAGTGCAACGGAAATGGTATAGTGGCGATGAATATTTCATCCATGAAATGTGCGTCGATCAGACATTGCAAAATAAAGGTATTGGTAAAGCGATGCTGAACTATTTGGAAATCCAGTTGAAAGATAGATCAGTAGAATCGATGACACTGCTCACAAACCGTAATATACCGGCAGAAAAGTTTTATAAAAATAATGGCTTTGAAGAAATTGAACGACTCGTCTTTTTATACAAGGAGATAAAATAG